The window TGTGGTGACAGATATCGATGGAAACTTCGCACTGTCTGTTGCAAGTCCTAAATCGCGACTCCGTGTGACTTATATCGGTTATAAGACTCAGGAGTTACCTGTGAACAATCAGACCGATTTCAAAATCAAGTTGCAGGAAGACGCTGCTAATCTTGATGAGGTCGTCGTTGTTGGTTACGGTACGATGGACAAGAAGGAGTTGACCTCAGCTGTCTCTCACGTATCTTCTAAGAACTTCACACAGGTAGCAAGTGTAGACCCATCTATGATGATTCAAGGTAAGGTGGCTGGTGTTAGTATTACCAATACTGGTGCTGGTGACCCTAACAATCAGGCAAGTATCCAGGTGCGTGGTGTCTCATCTCGTGCTGCAGGACTTGGTCCATTGATTGTCATCGATGGTGTACCAGGTGGTAACCTTACTAATATTAACCCAAATGATATAGAAAGCTACGACGTCCTCAAGGATGGTGCAGCTTCTGCTATCTATGGTACACGTGGTTCTAATGGTGTCATCCTCGTGACAACTAAGAAGGGTGCACGCGACGGAAACCTCCACACCTCTTATAATGGATCTATCGCTTTAGATGTCATTAAGAAGGATCTTGATATGCTCTCACCTGATGAGTATCGTGCCAACCGATTGGCTTCTGGTACTGGTTATGACCTTGGTGGTTCAACAGACTGGATGAAGGAAGTGAGCCGTGTTGGTGTTCGCACTGTTCATACATTGACACTTAGTGGTGGTAATATCAAGTCAAATTACCGTGCATCGGTAGACTATCGTGATGCAAAGGGTATTGATAAGTACTCTGGTCGTCAGGAGTATGGTGCTCGTATCAGCTTGAACCATACAACCAACAACGGTTTGATAACCTTCGGTTTGAATATCGCTCCACGTGTTGCCTATCGTAAGAATGCTACTTGGGATGTGTTCCGCAATGCCTTGGAGGCTAACCCAACTACTCCTATCTGGGATCCACAGAACCCTGCGCTGTACTATAACTTTAAGGGACAGCCTGCTGAGTGGAACCCTATTGAGCAGGAGAAGAGACGTAAAGATACTGGTACAACAAAGTTGATTGACTGGGATGGTACCGTTAAGTTGAATCTCTTCCCATTGTTATTGACCAATCCTGGAAAGCAGGTGTTGACAACACAGTTGACATTCGCTGACCATCAGTATGATAACTATAACCAGTGGTTTAGCCCATCAACCAACACCCGTACGATTAATGCAGGTCGTGATGGTGAAGCTTCACAGAGTTATGGCAAGGAGTCTCTCCATAGTTTGGAGTGGATTAACAACTATAGCAACTCTTTTGGTAATCACAACTTAAAGGCTATGTTTGGTTACTCTTATCAAGAGGCTCTCTACTCAGGTTTTAATGCAGAGAACAAGGACTTCCCTAACGATGCTCTTGAGGACAACAACTTAGGAACAGGTAAGTTCATGAAGAAGAAGGACGAGCTTGGTATGGGTTCTTATAAGAATGGTTACAAGCTGATTGCATTCTTCGGACGTGTAAGCTATGACTGGAAGGGACGCTATATGTTGACAGCTTCTTTGCGTCATGAGGGTTCAACAAAGTTCGGTGAGCATTACAAGTGGGGTAACTTCCCAGCTGTGTCTGCAGGTTGGCGTATCTCTGACGAGGCTTTTATGGCAGGAACAAAGAGTTGGTTGACCGACTTGAAGCTCCGTGCTGACTTCGGTGTGACAGGTAATCAGGACTTCGGTTCATACAAGTCACTTGACACAATGACGGGCTTTGGTTATTATATGTATAATGGTAAGTCTTATCAAGTATGGGGTCCTGGTAAGAATCCAAACCCTGACTTGCACTGGGAGAAGGGTAAGAACTGGAACGTCGGACTTGATTGGGCGTTGTTCAATGGTAACCTCTTCGGTTCTTTCAACTACTTCAATCGTACACAGCAAGACCTCTTGGGTGATTATAACGTGACTGTTCCACCATATTTGTTTACGACTACTTTCGTGAACGTAGGTACTATGCGTAACACTGGTTTCGAGTTTGATGTAACTTGGAATGCTATTAAGAAGAAGGACTTCACCTATACGCTCAATGTTGTAGGAGCAACAATGGGTAATGAGTTCGTTAAGTTCAGCAACAGTAAGTTTGTTGGTCAGGACTTCTATTACATGGTTGATACACAGGATCCATACCCATTCCATACATTACAGCGTATCGAGAAGGGACGCCGTATCGGTAGCTTCTATATGTGGAAGTATGCTGGTATCACTTCTGATGGTAAGTGGATTGTATATGACAAGGATGGTGATAAGATCTTAGCAGACAATGCTACAGATAATGATCGTCAGTTTGTTGGCAATGGTCTTCCAAAGTTCACGGGTTCTATGACACATAGTTTCCGTTATAAGAACTTAGATGCTTCATTGTTCTTCCAGACAGCTTTGGGCTTTGATATCTTCAATATCCATGACTTCTATTATGGTATTAAGAACTTCCAAGGTAATGTAATGGATAAAGCATACAGTAAGAACCTTGCAGTAACACAGAACCCTATCGTCTCAGACTACTTCCTTGAGCCTGGTGACTACTTGAAGCTCTCTTCTGTAAGTCTTGGTTATACCTTAGATATGAAGAAGAAGTATCTTAGCTCTGTTCGTATCTATGCAACTGCAACCAACCTCTTTACGATTACAAAGTTCTCTGGTGTAGACCCTTCTACCTATCAGATGAATGGCTTGACACCGGGTGCTACGGGTTCACGTACATACTATCCATCAACACGCCAGTTCATGTTAGGATTGCAAGTTGACTTCTAAAACAATCGTTCAATCATTTAGATAATGAAAAGCAATGAATAAGTTATATAAATACGCAGCATTGTTAGCAGTGCCTGCGGCTCTTATGACAGCCTCAAGTTGTACTGATCTTAGTGAGACACTGTACGACCAAGTGGCATCAAGCAACTATTATAATACGAAGGATGACGTTATCCGTGCAGTACTTCGTCCATTCGAACATGGCTTCTGGAGTATCCAGAGTCGCCATGTATTGAATGAAGAAACAGCCGACCAATTGATTACTCCTACCCGTGAAGACTGGTGGGATGATGGTGGTCGTTGGGCTCGTATGCACCGCCATAAGTGGATTAACACGAATGGTGAGGCTCAGTCTGAGTTCAATGGTTGCTATCAAGGTATCGGACAGGCTAATAAGGTTATTGAAGACCTTAACACACTCTCTGCGTCAAAGTTTGGTTTTTCAGAAGCAGAGTTCGCTAACCTTCGCGCACAGAACCACGTTCTCCGTGCATGGTATTATCTTCGTCTGTTAGATGCGTTCCGTAATGTCTACTACTCTGTTGGCTTCAAAGACCTATCACAGAACTCTAAAGGCCAGGTTCCACCACGTCAGATCTTCGACTTTATAGAGAAAGAATTGAAGGATGCTTTACCTGATTTGGTTAAGAAGGCTTCCCTCGGTGGTAATGGTAACATTGAAGGGCAGTGGACACAAGCTGGTGCAGCTGCATTGTTGGTTCGCTTGTATATGAATGCACAGGTTTATGTTGGTGAAGACCGCTATGCTGATGCAGAGAAGTATGCACAGGACATTCTTGATGGTAAGTATGGTACATACGCCGTAGCTGACCGTTGGGACGCTCCTTTCGATTGGGATAATGACAAGTGTGATGAGGTTATCTTCGCATTCCCAAGCTCTCAGGGCGAGACACACTGGCACTACAAGGGTGATATGTATTGGTGGTCTACCCCATCTAAGGCTAATGACTGGCTGAAGGATAAGAAGTGCAAGGAGGGAACACACAACCTCAAGTACTCAGCTTCACCATCTTATAACCCTAAGGGAGAGAAGTATAACTTCGAGTTAGGTATGCCTATCGCTCAATTTAAGAAATATCCATCAGACGTTCGACTAAAGATGTACAAGAACTTAAACAATGGTCGACGTGAGGGTATGTTCATCTTCGGTAAGATTCAATATATTGATGATGACGGACATCCACAGTATTTGAAGGACCACAACGGTAGATATGCTCTTGATATACGTGATGCTGTTGGTAAGTTCGGTGCTACTGATGGTAGCAAGTGGCTCAATAAGACTGATAGTAGACTTGAGGATGGTGACGATAACTCTGGTTGGATGTTTGCTAAGTATCCTCTCTATCCAGATACAGAAGAGGACCTTCAGCTTGAAGCAGACTACTGTGAGGTACGTCTTCCAGAGATTATCTATAGCCTTGCAGAGTGTAAGCTGCGCAAGGGAGATGCTACTACAGCAGGTAAACTCTTGAACATGGTACGTAAACGTAACTATCCTTCTTCTGATTGGAGCACTGTTCTCTATGCCCCTGAAGGTACAGCAACTCTCGATATGAAGGAGATGTTGGCAGAGTGGGGACGTGAGTTCTTCGCAGAGGGACGTCGCCGTATCGACTTGATTCGCTTTGGTAAGTTCGAAGATGCATGGTGGGATAAGGAGGCAGATGCCGATAAGCACATCGAAATCTTCCCATTCCACCCAGACATCATGGGTGCTCATAAGGACATGAAGCAGAACCCAGGTTACGAATGATGTTTAACGACTAAAAACTATTATGGATATGAAAAAGTTAATGAAATATGGAATGTATCTGATGTTGGCGCTTCTTGCGCCAGCCTCATTCCTATCATGCAACGATGATAAGGATATTGTGGTCATAACAGAAGAACTTCCATTGAAGGTTGAACATCTCTATATGGTGGGCGATGCTACCCCTGCTGGGTGGAGTATTGACAATCCATTTGAGATGACACGTGATACAGAGAATAAATATCTCTTTACTTATCATGGTAAACTAAAGACTGGAGAGATTAAGTTGCCACTCTCAAAGGGTGACTGGGGTGCTACATTCGTTTATGCACCTGCTGCTGATACTGAAATCAATGATAAGGGTGTTGCCAGCGATGCGATTGATATTCGCAAAGGTGGTGCTGATAATAAGTGGAAGGTAACAAAGACCGGTATCTATACTTTCGCTGTCGACCTCCGCACACGTAAGCTTACTGTTACTTATGAGGGTGAAGAACCAGCAGGGCCAATCCTTCCTATCGAGTCTGAATGGTTGTCATTTATCGGTAATGCAACGCCATACGGTTGGGATATTGATGGCTTGAAAGCAAAGGTACAGGACGGTTCTGCTAAGTTTGCTAAGACCTCTTCTAATCCTTTACAGTTCACTTATGAGGGTTATCTCAACGAAGGTGAGTTCAAGTTGTCATTTGATAAATCAGATGGATGGAACAACATGATTCAAGCACCTGTAGCTGATTGTGAGTTCAACCATGATGGTCCTGCAAAGCAGGGTATGGTTGTTGGTGGCGATGACAATAAGTGGAAGGTAACAGAAGCTGGTACTTATACTATTGTATTCGACCTCACAAAGCATGAAATCAAGGTAACGAAGTTTGTCGCTGATGCACCTGCTCCAGCTGCACCATCACCTTGGGATACTGAGAATGTATATATGATTGGTAGCGCTACTCCTGCTGGTTGGGTAACTGATAATGGTGTTGCTTTCACTAAGTCAGGCGATCATATCTTCTCAATTGAAGTTCAGTTGGCTGAGGGCGAAATGAAGTTTATGCTCGATAAGTCTGGTTTCTCAAGCGATAAGCCTTATTTCTTTGCTCCAGAAGAGAACACAGTCATCAACGAAACAGGTGTAGCTAAGGATGCACTTGCCTATGGTACTGAAAGTTCTTATGGTGATAAGAAGTGGAAGGTTACTAAAGCTGGAAAGTATAAGCTGACACTTGACTTGAAGAACAAGAAGCTCAAGGCTGAATACATAAGCGCATAACAGAGTTTAAAAACATAAATAACCGGTTAGCTGGTGCTCCAATGCATGGGTTTTGTAAGTATAATGCATGGATTTCATTAGGCTAAAGGCACACAGCTACCGGTTAAAACTACTTATGATAGAATAAAACAATGAAGAAATATTTTTTAGCAAGCTTGGCTTTCGCTGCTCTTCTGACAAGTTGTAACAGCAATGAATGGGATGTAACCAGCGATCTGAGCGTTGATAAGACTGACCCAACAGTAGGTCTTACACCTGTTGCAGAGGCTGAAGGTATGGACTATGCGCCACTTTACTGGAGTGTATATGGTCATCTTCGTGCACAGGAGAAGGCTGGCTCATTCCCAAATATCTTCACAGAGCAAGACTGGGATGAGGCTATTGACTACGTAGCAACCAATCTTAAGTCACATGGCTATGATATGCTTGTTACCGATGGTTTCGCTTCAATGAGTGGTGACGATGGCTACATGACACGTTATAGCCGCACTGCAAAAGATGAGAGTTCTCCAGAGGTTCCTTTGACAACAATTGTTGCTAAGTTGAAGGCGAAGGGTCTGAAACTTGGTGTTTACGATAGCCCATTCTGGTATCATTATACCAATCCTAATGCTGTTATCCCAGGAACTGATGGTATTAAGGTGAGCAGTCTGGCTTACGATCCAGCAAAAGATAAAGATATTAAGCATCCAGGTTCAAAGGATCAGTTTGGTTGGGTAGTAACAGATCACCCAGGTGCAGAGCAGTATTTTGAAGGATTCTTCAAGCACTATTCTGATTTAGGAGTAAAGTTTGTACGTATGGACTTCCTCTCTTGGTATGAAGATGGTATGAACTATACTGACGTTATCGATAAGGGTTATGGCCGTGAGCGTTATGTAAAGGGTATGCAGTGGATTAACAAGTATGCGCAGAAGTATGGCGTATATGTTTCACTTGTAATGCCTCACTTGCGTAATAATGCTCTCATCGAGAGATATGCAGGTAATATGGTACGTATTGATGCCGATGCTCTTGAGGGTTCTTGGTATCGTTTCTCTGATAACAACCGTGGTAGCCTTCGTGGTGGATGGCCAAACTCCGAGAATGCCTTTGATGGTTTCATCAATTGGTCAAAGATTTCTGGTCGTAAGAAGATTCGTCTTGATGGCGACTTTATTCGTATCGGAAGCTATGCTGATGATAACGAGAAGATGTCTGTTATCTCTCTTCCTTTGATGGCAGGTGGACCTATCTCTATCACTGATATGCCAACTGGTGACGACTTGAAGTTCTTCCAGAACGATGAGATGCTTGCTTTGAATAAGGATGGTTTCGTAGGTCAGCCATTGGAGCGTAACCTCTGGAACACTGATGGTGAGATTTGGTACGGTCAGATGAAGGATGGCTCTTGGGTTATCGGTCTCTTCAACCGTGATCAGGCAGCTGCAACTCGTTCTATCGACTTAACAAAGGTTGGTATTACTGGTACTTGGTCTGCACGTGACCTTTGGAAGCATGCTGATGAAGGTACTGTAAGCGATAAGATTGAGGCAGTCATTCCTGCACATGGCTGTAAGATTATTAAGCTGACAAAATAAAGA is drawn from Prevotella melaninogenica and contains these coding sequences:
- a CDS encoding SusC/RagA family TonB-linked outer membrane protein, with amino-acid sequence MKPLQTESSSWHKILAVLVGLICTLNVAAQQINVKGSVTDQHGDPIIGATIMEQGTKNGVVTDIDGNFALSVASPKSRLRVTYIGYKTQELPVNNQTDFKIKLQEDAANLDEVVVVGYGTMDKKELTSAVSHVSSKNFTQVASVDPSMMIQGKVAGVSITNTGAGDPNNQASIQVRGVSSRAAGLGPLIVIDGVPGGNLTNINPNDIESYDVLKDGAASAIYGTRGSNGVILVTTKKGARDGNLHTSYNGSIALDVIKKDLDMLSPDEYRANRLASGTGYDLGGSTDWMKEVSRVGVRTVHTLTLSGGNIKSNYRASVDYRDAKGIDKYSGRQEYGARISLNHTTNNGLITFGLNIAPRVAYRKNATWDVFRNALEANPTTPIWDPQNPALYYNFKGQPAEWNPIEQEKRRKDTGTTKLIDWDGTVKLNLFPLLLTNPGKQVLTTQLTFADHQYDNYNQWFSPSTNTRTINAGRDGEASQSYGKESLHSLEWINNYSNSFGNHNLKAMFGYSYQEALYSGFNAENKDFPNDALEDNNLGTGKFMKKKDELGMGSYKNGYKLIAFFGRVSYDWKGRYMLTASLRHEGSTKFGEHYKWGNFPAVSAGWRISDEAFMAGTKSWLTDLKLRADFGVTGNQDFGSYKSLDTMTGFGYYMYNGKSYQVWGPGKNPNPDLHWEKGKNWNVGLDWALFNGNLFGSFNYFNRTQQDLLGDYNVTVPPYLFTTTFVNVGTMRNTGFEFDVTWNAIKKKDFTYTLNVVGATMGNEFVKFSNSKFVGQDFYYMVDTQDPYPFHTLQRIEKGRRIGSFYMWKYAGITSDGKWIVYDKDGDKILADNATDNDRQFVGNGLPKFTGSMTHSFRYKNLDASLFFQTALGFDIFNIHDFYYGIKNFQGNVMDKAYSKNLAVTQNPIVSDYFLEPGDYLKLSSVSLGYTLDMKKKYLSSVRIYATATNLFTITKFSGVDPSTYQMNGLTPGATGSRTYYPSTRQFMLGLQVDF
- a CDS encoding RagB/SusD family nutrient uptake outer membrane protein, with protein sequence MNKLYKYAALLAVPAALMTASSCTDLSETLYDQVASSNYYNTKDDVIRAVLRPFEHGFWSIQSRHVLNEETADQLITPTREDWWDDGGRWARMHRHKWINTNGEAQSEFNGCYQGIGQANKVIEDLNTLSASKFGFSEAEFANLRAQNHVLRAWYYLRLLDAFRNVYYSVGFKDLSQNSKGQVPPRQIFDFIEKELKDALPDLVKKASLGGNGNIEGQWTQAGAAALLVRLYMNAQVYVGEDRYADAEKYAQDILDGKYGTYAVADRWDAPFDWDNDKCDEVIFAFPSSQGETHWHYKGDMYWWSTPSKANDWLKDKKCKEGTHNLKYSASPSYNPKGEKYNFELGMPIAQFKKYPSDVRLKMYKNLNNGRREGMFIFGKIQYIDDDGHPQYLKDHNGRYALDIRDAVGKFGATDGSKWLNKTDSRLEDGDDNSGWMFAKYPLYPDTEEDLQLEADYCEVRLPEIIYSLAECKLRKGDATTAGKLLNMVRKRNYPSSDWSTVLYAPEGTATLDMKEMLAEWGREFFAEGRRRIDLIRFGKFEDAWWDKEADADKHIEIFPFHPDIMGAHKDMKQNPGYE
- a CDS encoding SusF/SusE family outer membrane protein; this encodes MKKLMKYGMYLMLALLAPASFLSCNDDKDIVVITEELPLKVEHLYMVGDATPAGWSIDNPFEMTRDTENKYLFTYHGKLKTGEIKLPLSKGDWGATFVYAPAADTEINDKGVASDAIDIRKGGADNKWKVTKTGIYTFAVDLRTRKLTVTYEGEEPAGPILPIESEWLSFIGNATPYGWDIDGLKAKVQDGSAKFAKTSSNPLQFTYEGYLNEGEFKLSFDKSDGWNNMIQAPVADCEFNHDGPAKQGMVVGGDDNKWKVTEAGTYTIVFDLTKHEIKVTKFVADAPAPAAPSPWDTENVYMIGSATPAGWVTDNGVAFTKSGDHIFSIEVQLAEGEMKFMLDKSGFSSDKPYFFAPEENTVINETGVAKDALAYGTESSYGDKKWKVTKAGKYKLTLDLKNKKLKAEYISA
- a CDS encoding alpha-galactosidase, which codes for MKKYFLASLAFAALLTSCNSNEWDVTSDLSVDKTDPTVGLTPVAEAEGMDYAPLYWSVYGHLRAQEKAGSFPNIFTEQDWDEAIDYVATNLKSHGYDMLVTDGFASMSGDDGYMTRYSRTAKDESSPEVPLTTIVAKLKAKGLKLGVYDSPFWYHYTNPNAVIPGTDGIKVSSLAYDPAKDKDIKHPGSKDQFGWVVTDHPGAEQYFEGFFKHYSDLGVKFVRMDFLSWYEDGMNYTDVIDKGYGRERYVKGMQWINKYAQKYGVYVSLVMPHLRNNALIERYAGNMVRIDADALEGSWYRFSDNNRGSLRGGWPNSENAFDGFINWSKISGRKKIRLDGDFIRIGSYADDNEKMSVISLPLMAGGPISITDMPTGDDLKFFQNDEMLALNKDGFVGQPLERNLWNTDGEIWYGQMKDGSWVIGLFNRDQAAATRSIDLTKVGITGTWSARDLWKHADEGTVSDKIEAVIPAHGCKIIKLTK